In Gimesia panareensis, the genomic window CGAGGTGAATTGAAATGAAAATGGCGATTCATTTCAACCCTGATATATAGGATAAAATGTGTCGATCAGGAAGAAACCCGGGTTTCACAGATGCTGTCAAAGAACTGTTTGAACAGATAGTGGCTGTCGTGAGGCCCTGCAGAGGCTTCAGGGTGGTACTGCACACTGAAAGCGGCATGGGTTTTGTGACGGAGCCCGGCAACGGTGTTGTCGTTCATATTGATATGGGTAATTTCCACATCTTCCGGCATGGATTCGGGGTCGATGGCGAAGCCGTGGTTCTGAGAGGTGATTTCCACCTGTTTCGTATCTTCGTTGAGAACCGGCTGATTGGCGCCACGGTGCCCGAACTTGAGCTTGAAGGTTTTGCAGCCACAGGCCAGGCCGAGCAGCTGATGTCCCAGGCAGATCCCGAAGATCGGAACCTTACCCAGCAGGGCACGAATGGTGTCGATGGCATAGGTCAGCGGTTCCGGATCCCCGGGACCATTGGAGAGGAAGACGCCGTCCGGATTGAGGGCGAGCACGTCTTCCGCGGTGCAGTTTCCGGGGAGAACCGTCACGCGACAGCCGAGCTGTTTCAGGTGGCGGGGGATGTTCCACTTCATGCCGTAATCAATGGCGACGATGTGGTAGGAGCTTTCCGGCTGATCTTCCCCTTCGGCCATACTGGTGACGGTTTTGCCGGAGAGGGAGTGGGTCGAACTGCTGTGTGCCAGCGGGTGCAGGCCTTCTTCCCATTCGCAGGAAGAGGCGGGCAGAACTTTGCTGACCAGATCCTGACCGGCCAGTTGCGGACTGCTCTGGGCTTTTTTGACCAGCGATTCATCATCCAGGTCGACAGTGGAGAGTACACCGGTCATGGCGCCGGAAGTTCGGATCTTGCGAACCAGAGCGCGGGTGTCGATCCCCTGCAGGCCGATGACTCCGGCGTCCTTCAGATATTCATCGAGGGTCTGCGTCGAGCGATAGTTGCTGGGGATTTCACAGAGTTCCCGTACGATAAAGCCCTGCAGTGCGATACCGCCGGACTCTACATCTTCGGGGGAGATGCCGTAGTTTCCGATCTGCGGGTAGGTCATGGTGACGATCTGTCCGCAGTAAGAGGGGTCGGTCAGGATTTCCTGATAACCGGTCATGCTCGTGTTGAACACAACTTCACCGTGGACTTCTCCGTCCGCACCAAAAGCCGTCCCTGTGAATACGCTGCCGTCGGCAAGGGCTAACTTCGCTGTTTTCTGCATTGTCTACACTGATCTCGAGAGTTTGAAGAAAATCGGGTCAAATCTGATATGTTCTAGCAAAGATGAGCGCAAATAAAAAGAGACCGGCGCTGATGGCCGGCCTCTTCGAAGGTTTTTTTCAGATTTGATTCAAATGAGTGAATCAACTGAGGTCCTGTGTGAGGACAAAGTTATCGATGCGGATAATATTTTCATTGGGATCATTGAAGCTGTTGAACAGTTCACCCATGATCGAGTGAAAATGGGACCGGCAGATCGAATAGAAGTTGTGTTTGCCGTCGCGGCGTGCTTCAATTAAGCCTGCGTCGCGGAGCAGTGCGAGATGGTGGCTGACAGCCGGCTGACTCTGGTTGAGTCTTTCACACAAGGCAGTTACGAATAATTCTTCTTCCTGGGCCAGGTAAAGCATAATCCGCAGTCGCGTTTCATCGGACAGCAGTTTAAAGACTTTAACGAGGTTTTTCTCCAGATGATCTGGCAGCGTCGGAAAACGCTGGGTCGTTCCTTCCTGGGGCGGATCCACAAGATTTGTGGCCATATCACTAATTTCCTTTTTTAAATTCATGCAATAGAGCTCGTTTAAAACCGGTCACTTTATATACGTGACCAGCCTGTGGGGCAAATTTGTTCGTTCCACTCACGTCAGCGTGGGGAAGTTAATTCATGAAAAACAAGCAGCCAACCGCTGGCCATTCCAATTTGTAAAACATTATGGCCCTAATTCGCCTGTAATACATGGCGCGCAGATTTCAGCTGAAATATTCAACTACTACTTGTATTGTTTGCCAGACAGGCGAAAGATGTGACGTAGGAGAGTCGCTTCGATTTAGAAAAAAGAAGACCGCTCCCTTATTTCGTTGGCAATTATGGTAGTGCTCTGCCCAATCGTCAACTAGTATTTATCCAGTTTATCTAATTATTCGCGAAATAAGAGTCGTTTTATATTTTTAAGTCCCTTTATTATATGGAGTTATGTGGTGTCTGTCTCTCCGTTCTGTGATTTGACCGGGATGAAAGCTCTGGTAACCGGTTCCTCTTCCGGCATCGGAAAAGCGATCGCACTGGAGCTGGCTGATGCCGGGGCGGATGTGCTGATCCATTATCGGAATTCCTCTCAGTCTGCGGAAGAGGTGGTGCAGGAGATCCGGAGCCGGGGACGGAAGTCGGCAGCCCTCTCTATCGACCTGGCCCGGCAGGACCAGTATCCCGATTTTATTATTCGTGCTTTTGAGGAATGGGGGGCGTTGGACATTTGGGTGAATAACGCCGGCGTCGATCTGCTGACCGGAACAGAAGCGAAACTGGAGTATGACCAGAAGCTCGAGAAGCTGTTCGATGTCGATGTTCGCGGAACGGTTCTGCTGTCTCGCGAAGTGGGACGACGGATGCAGGCGCAGGGCTATGGCTGTATCCTGAATATTGGCTGGGATCAGTCGGATCGGGGCATGGAAGGGGACAGCGGCGAGCTGTTTGCGACCAGCAAAAATGCGATCATGGGTTTCAGTCGGTCATTGGCGGTCACACTGGCACCCAAGGTCCGTGTAAACTGTATCGCGCCGGGCTGGATTCAGACCGCCTGGGGAGAAAAGGCGAGCGAACTCTGGCAGGAGCGGGTGAAACAGGAAACGCCGATGGACTGCTGGGGGACTCCGCAGGACATCGCCAACATGGCGCGATTTCTCTGCAGTCGGGAAGCGGCTTACATCACAGGACAGGTCATCAACGTCAATGGAGGCGCAGTTCGCTGACCGACGTCAGTCGGAAGGTGACTCCTCCGAATTTGATCCCGGCAGGAGGTAGGCGATCAGGTCACGAAATTCCTGGAGTGTCATTTGGTCGACCAGTCCATTGGGCATGATCGACGTTTTCGAGGGAACCATTTCTTCGATCTCGTCGATTTTAAACGAGCGGATCTTTCCGTTGGAGTCGTAGATCGAACGTTCCTTGTTATTGTGCTTGTGATAAATGCCCGATGCGGTCTGACCATCGATGGTGACAATCGTCAGCGGGAGAAAGCCCGGGTCGATATCTTTACTGGGATCGATGATCGCTTCTACCAGTCGTTCCCGGTTCAATGCGATCCGACCGTTGGTACGAATCAGGCCGGGGCCGACCTGCTGGCCGCGACCGTCGATCTGGTGACAGCGAAAACAGCCGGGACCCTGGGGATGAAAGAAGAGACGTTGTCCTGCACGGGGATCGGCTGGACCGGCAAGGGTCTGCATCCATGCGGAGAGCTCATCCCGGGCCGGTTTGGTTTGTGTCGAATTCTGATTCAGGACGCGGTGGACCAGAGCATTTTTTTCGTCGTTGTTTGCAGCCAGCTGTTTCAGGGCGGTCCGTTGTGCTTGAGTCAGCTGTGCGCCGCGGAGGGTGCGCAGGGCTTCGTTGGCAACCACGGGACTGGGGTCTGTAGCCAGCTGCAGCAATGGTTTGACATTTTCCGGTTGAGCGGAATCGAGGCCGATAATCGCTTCGGCGCGGAGGTTGGTGTCGGCTTTTGCATCGGCGGCGAGTTGGAGCAGTTGCTGACGAACGGTTTTGGTTTTGAGTTCGCGGAGGCTGCGGATGGCTTCGGTGCGGACGCCGGGATTGGCTGATTTGGCCAATGCGGTCAGTTTCTTTTCACTGAGTGCGGGATGTTTCGCGGGCAGAAAGAGCAGGATCTGTTTCAGCACTTCCGGGGATGTGTCCGGCAGATCCAGCAGGCGGGCGACCAGTTGCTGGGCCTGGGATTTAGTAACCCACCAGTCGCCTGTCGTGCCCCGCGTCCATTCTTTCATCACGCCGTCGAGCTGTGCGATGGAGGCCAGGTAGGCTTTGAGCAGATCGGGAGTAGTGGCCTGGCTGGCAAGGTCGGAGACCAGGGTTTCGCGGAACTGTTTAAGTTGATCGCGGCCGATCCATTCAACGGCGACGAATCGCACAGCGGGATTCGTGTCTTTGAGTGCCTGTTGCAGCAGACTTTCATCGGCTGATGTGTTGCTTTCTTTAAGCAGGAGAATCGCTGCCAGGCGGACGGCGGGATCGTCGTTGCTGGAGAACAGTTTCGTGAGCTCTGGATTGGAAAGTGTCTGGCGGAGTCCTTCGCGTGCGGCCTGCTGCATGAACGGGTCGCTGCTGTGAAGACGGTCGAAGAGCAGGGGTAAATCCTGTTTGTTCGTGATGCGTCTGAGGGCGGCGGCCTGGACAGCGGGGGACTGATCTTCCTGGACCACTTTGGCGAAATCAACGAGTTCCGCGGGGAGGATCGTCACTGCCTGTTCGCGGATGCCGGGCTCTTTGTCTGTAAGTAGCGGGGCAGCGAGTTCAGAGTTCATTTTGTTGACGCTGGCCAGGGCATTCAAGGCGACGGCACGAACGCGGGGATCGTCGTTGCTGAGGGCGGTTTTGAGTTTGTCGATGCCGGGCTTCTTCTGCGCGAGTAATGCGCGGGCCGCGTTCTGACGCTGTTGCCAGTCGGGGGAGGTCAGCGCGTTGTTGCGGGGGGAGAGTTCCGGTTTGACAGCGCTGATTTTCCAGATTCGGCCTTTGCCATGCAGCGGATAGGAACGATCAGCCCAGTCGCCGACATACAGGCTGCCGTCGGGGCCGACAGCGATGCCCGCGGGACGAAAATGTTCTTCGCCGGCGATAACCGGTTGCGTGGTGGTTTTGAACGAGGCACCATCGGGAGTGAGGTGATAGCGGTCAATGCGATGTTCGCCCCAACTGGCCACCAGCAGATCGCCGCGGTAGTCGGCGGGAAGCTGATCGGATTCATAGGAGATCACGCCGGTGGGAGATTCTCCGGTGGAGGATGTCATGGGTAGCGTGCCCGGAGTTTCGGCGTTGACCGCGATAAAGGGTTCGAGCGTGCGACGCCGGTAGCCGTAGTCACCCCCCTGAACGATGGTGAGCAACCGGCAGGGAGGTCGGTTGCCGGGGTCGTTATCCCCAACAAACATGCGGCCGTAGAAATCAAAGCAGAGGTGGAAGGGATTCCAGAAACCGGTGGCGATCCGTTCGAGGCGGCTGCCGTCGGTACGACAGCGGAAGACGCCTCCTTCACCCCGCAGGGCGGGAATGCGAACGCTGCCTTTGCCGATGAGAATCGCGTCGTCTCCGTAATTCTGGCCGAGGGTGAAATAGATATTCCCGAAGTCGCCCACCAGTTCGGCGTCGGCACCCTCATTTTCTCCCATGGCGAAATAGATGTTGTTGAAGAAATCAAAGGCAAAGCCGGAGAAGCCGTTGTGGGGATAGGTGGCGGTGGTTTCCAACTGAACCAGGTTCTGGCGGAGGTCCGCTTTGCCGTCATCGTCTTTGTCGCGGAGACGGAAAATAGAACTCCGCGTGGCGACGTAGATCCAGCCATTGGGATGGGCGGCGACGTTCATGGTTTCGGTTGAGCCTTCGTAGAAGGTCTGGATGCGGTCGGCACGGCCGTCGCCGGTGGTGTCTTCGAGCAGTCGAATGCGGTCGGTTTTGGGGCCCTCGTAATTTTCGGGACGGAAGTGAGTATGGTTTTCGACGACAAAGACGCGTCCCCGCTGATCGACGGAGAGGCCGGTGACCGTGACGACATCCGGTTCGGCAGCAAAGAGTTCGATCTTAATCCGCGGGTCGAGGGAGCGGGGCGTTTTGATCTCCGCTGCTGCCAGGGGGGAGAGGCTGCAGACAGCGGAGAACAGCAGAGAGGAAATCAACAGTCGGGCAGGGGAAAGACCGGTCATGTCGTCAGGTCCTGTTTTCAGTTTGTGGTGGGATGCAAATAGTGTGGAACGCGAAACTATTTCTGCGGCGGCAGGTAGCCCAGTGAGGTCAGAAACGCGTCCAGCTTTTCGATGGTATCATCGTAGTTCTTTTTATTGCGGCTCAGATTAAAGAAGCCGTGCGGCTGATCCGGATAGGGGATGAGTTCACAGCGGTTGCCTTTCTGCTTCATCTGATCAGTAAAGCGTTCGACATTTTCGAAAAGTACTGTTGTGTCGCCCGTGCCATGGAAAATAATCGTGGGTGGGGTGCCCTTCCGCACGAAATGGATGGGAGAGATTTCCTTGCACCGTTCGCCCAGCTGTTGCGGTCCCCCTTTCCAGCCGGTCTCGGTGGTGTCGACGACCGGGTTGAACAGGGCCATCGCATTGGGGACGGAAGAGACTTTCTTGTTTTCGTCTGGTTCATCGAACCCGGTTACTGTGCCCGTGCAGGCAGCGACATGACCACCGGCCGAACCGCCTCCGGCAACAATGCGATTGGGATCGACGCCGAGTTCAGCGGCATGCTCGCGAATCCAGCGGACAGCTGATTTGCCATCGGAGACGCATTCGAAGGGGGTGGTGTTGTGTTTGGTTTTGATGCGGTATTCGGCAGAGCAGGCGACCATGCCGCGGGAAGCGAGGTAGCGGCAGTGGGGTTCAAACTGGCTGGGGTTGCCGCTGCGCCAGCCGCCCCCGAAAAAGAAGACGATGGCGGGGCGGGAGTCGCCGGGCTTCCAGTCGGCAGGTTTATAGATATTCAGGTGCAGATCGCCCTGGTCTGTTTGTTTATAGAGCTTGAATTCCGCATCCTTGAGTGGTCTCCAGCCGGGCTTTTTGGCGGTGGCTTTGCCTTTCTTCTCGGCTGCGGAGAGAGTCGAGGTGGAATTGAAGTCGGGGAATTGTACTGTGACTGCGAGGGTGCAAGCGATGAGCGCAATGGTGAAACGGAAATTCATGTTGCAGAGATTCCTTCTGTAAAACTTGAAACCGGTTACTTGATGTAAAGTTGTGTGACCTTCTATAGTAAATGAAAGTATGATCGAATTGTCTTTCCTTTTCAGGCTGGAATCCCAAAAAATGAAAATTAAACTGCTGTTGAGTGTGACCCTGTTCATGGGGCTGTTTACGGTTCTGAGTGCTGTGCAGGCGGAAGAGAAAGCCGCCCGGTTGCCTTCCAAAGAGAAGTTTCAGATCTATCTGCTGATCG contains:
- the carA gene encoding glutamine-hydrolyzing carbamoyl-phosphate synthase small subunit, which encodes MQKTAKLALADGSVFTGTAFGADGEVHGEVVFNTSMTGYQEILTDPSYCGQIVTMTYPQIGNYGISPEDVESGGIALQGFIVRELCEIPSNYRSTQTLDEYLKDAGVIGLQGIDTRALVRKIRTSGAMTGVLSTVDLDDESLVKKAQSSPQLAGQDLVSKVLPASSCEWEEGLHPLAHSSSTHSLSGKTVTSMAEGEDQPESSYHIVAIDYGMKWNIPRHLKQLGCRVTVLPGNCTAEDVLALNPDGVFLSNGPGDPEPLTYAIDTIRALLGKVPIFGICLGHQLLGLACGCKTFKLKFGHRGANQPVLNEDTKQVEITSQNHGFAIDPESMPEDVEITHINMNDNTVAGLRHKTHAAFSVQYHPEASAGPHDSHYLFKQFFDSICETRVSS
- a CDS encoding ArsR/SmtB family transcription factor yields the protein MATNLVDPPQEGTTQRFPTLPDHLEKNLVKVFKLLSDETRLRIMLYLAQEEELFVTALCERLNQSQPAVSHHLALLRDAGLIEARRDGKHNFYSICRSHFHSIMGELFNSFNDPNENIIRIDNFVLTQDLS
- a CDS encoding SDR family NAD(P)-dependent oxidoreductase, whose amino-acid sequence is MSVSPFCDLTGMKALVTGSSSGIGKAIALELADAGADVLIHYRNSSQSAEEVVQEIRSRGRKSAALSIDLARQDQYPDFIIRAFEEWGALDIWVNNAGVDLLTGTEAKLEYDQKLEKLFDVDVRGTVLLSREVGRRMQAQGYGCILNIGWDQSDRGMEGDSGELFATSKNAIMGFSRSLAVTLAPKVRVNCIAPGWIQTAWGEKASELWQERVKQETPMDCWGTPQDIANMARFLCSREAAYITGQVINVNGGAVR
- a CDS encoding PVC-type heme-binding CxxCH protein, with amino-acid sequence MTGLSPARLLISSLLFSAVCSLSPLAAAEIKTPRSLDPRIKIELFAAEPDVVTVTGLSVDQRGRVFVVENHTHFRPENYEGPKTDRIRLLEDTTGDGRADRIQTFYEGSTETMNVAAHPNGWIYVATRSSIFRLRDKDDDGKADLRQNLVQLETTATYPHNGFSGFAFDFFNNIYFAMGENEGADAELVGDFGNIYFTLGQNYGDDAILIGKGSVRIPALRGEGGVFRCRTDGSRLERIATGFWNPFHLCFDFYGRMFVGDNDPGNRPPCRLLTIVQGGDYGYRRRTLEPFIAVNAETPGTLPMTSSTGESPTGVISYESDQLPADYRGDLLVASWGEHRIDRYHLTPDGASFKTTTQPVIAGEEHFRPAGIAVGPDGSLYVGDWADRSYPLHGKGRIWKISAVKPELSPRNNALTSPDWQQRQNAARALLAQKKPGIDKLKTALSNDDPRVRAVALNALASVNKMNSELAAPLLTDKEPGIREQAVTILPAELVDFAKVVQEDQSPAVQAAALRRITNKQDLPLLFDRLHSSDPFMQQAAREGLRQTLSNPELTKLFSSNDDPAVRLAAILLLKESNTSADESLLQQALKDTNPAVRFVAVEWIGRDQLKQFRETLVSDLASQATTPDLLKAYLASIAQLDGVMKEWTRGTTGDWWVTKSQAQQLVARLLDLPDTSPEVLKQILLFLPAKHPALSEKKLTALAKSANPGVRTEAIRSLRELKTKTVRQQLLQLAADAKADTNLRAEAIIGLDSAQPENVKPLLQLATDPSPVVANEALRTLRGAQLTQAQRTALKQLAANNDEKNALVHRVLNQNSTQTKPARDELSAWMQTLAGPADPRAGQRLFFHPQGPGCFRCHQIDGRGQQVGPGLIRTNGRIALNRERLVEAIIDPSKDIDPGFLPLTIVTIDGQTASGIYHKHNNKERSIYDSNGKIRSFKIDEIEEMVPSKTSIMPNGLVDQMTLQEFRDLIAYLLPGSNSEESPSD
- a CDS encoding alpha/beta hydrolase; amino-acid sequence: MNFRFTIALIACTLAVTVQFPDFNSTSTLSAAEKKGKATAKKPGWRPLKDAEFKLYKQTDQGDLHLNIYKPADWKPGDSRPAIVFFFGGGWRSGNPSQFEPHCRYLASRGMVACSAEYRIKTKHNTTPFECVSDGKSAVRWIREHAAELGVDPNRIVAGGGSAGGHVAACTGTVTGFDEPDENKKVSSVPNAMALFNPVVDTTETGWKGGPQQLGERCKEISPIHFVRKGTPPTIIFHGTGDTTVLFENVERFTDQMKQKGNRCELIPYPDQPHGFFNLSRNKKNYDDTIEKLDAFLTSLGYLPPQK